One genomic window of Globicephala melas chromosome 8, mGloMel1.2, whole genome shotgun sequence includes the following:
- the GPR137 gene encoding integral membrane protein GPR137, producing MESNLSGLVPAAGLVPALPPAVTLGLTAAYTTLYALLFFSVYAQLWLVLLYGHKRLSYQTVFLALCLLWAALRTTLFSFYFRDTPRANRLGPLPFWLLYCCPVCLQFFTLTLMNLYFAQVVFKAKAKRRPEMSRGLLAVRGAFVGASLLFLLVNVLCAVLSRRRRAQPWALLLVRVLVSDSLFVICALSLAACLCLVARRAPSTSIYLEAKGTSVCQAAAMGGAMVLLYASRACYNLAALALAPRSRLDAFDYDWYNVSDQADLVNDLGNKGYLVFGLILFVWELLPTTLLVGFFRVHRPPQDLSTSRILNGQVFGSRSYFFDRAHCEDEGCSWEHSRGESTSMSGSLGSSSWYGAIGREPGWCGGSQTRTTPLLFSQVLGPGSHHHSLYSTPQT from the exons ATGGAGAGTAACCTGTCTGGCCTGGTGCCTGCTGCTGGGCTGGTGCCTGCGCTGCCGCCCGCCGTGACCCTGGGGCTGACTGCGGCCTACACCACTCTGTACGCCCTGCTCTTCTTCTCCGTCTATGCCCAGCTCTGGCTGGTGCTCCTGTATGGGCACAAGCGTCTCAGCTATCAGACGGTGTTCCTGGCACTCTGTCTGCTCTGGGCTGCCTTGCGTACCACCCTCTTCTCCTTCTACTTTCGAGATACACCCCGAGCCAACCGTCTGGGGCCACTGCCCTTCTGGCTTCTCTACTGCTGTCCTGTCTGCCTCCAGTTCTTCACACTGACGCTTATGAACCTCTACTTTGCCCAG GTGGTGTTCAAGGCCAAGGCAAAGCGTCGGCCAGAGATGAGCCGAGGCTT GCTGGCTGTCCGAGGGGCCTTCGTGGGGGCCTCGCTGCTCTTTCTGCTGGTGAATGTGCTGTGTGCAGTGCTGTCCCGCCGGCGCCGGGCACAGCCCTGGGCCCTCCTGCTGGTGCGCGTCCTGGTGAGCGACTCCCTGTTTGTTATCTGCGCACTCTCTCTTGCCGCCTGCCTCTGCCTTGTCGCCCGGCGGGCTCCCTCCACCAGCATCTACCTGGAGGCCAAG GGGACCAGCGTGTGCCAGGCAGCTGCGATGGGTGGCGCCATGGTTCTGCTCTATGCCAGCCGGGCCTGCTACAACCTGGCGGCCCTGGCCTTGGCCCCCCGGAGCCGGCTGGACGCCTTCGATTATGACTGGTACAACGTCTCTGATCAG gcGGACCTGGTGAACGACCTGGGGAACAAAGGCTACCTGGTGTTTGGCCTCATCCTCTTTGTGTGGGAGCTGCTGCCCACCACCCTGCTGGTGGGCTTCTTCCGGGTGCACCGGCCCCCGCAGGACCTG AGCACCAGCCGCATCCTCAACGGGCAGGTCTTTGGCTCCCGTTCCTACTTCTTCGACCGGGCACACTGCGAGGATGAGGGCTGCTCTTGGGAGCACAGCCGGGGTGAGAGCACCAG CATGTCAGGCAGCCTAGGCTCCAGCAGCTGGTACGGTGCCATCGGGCGGGAGCCAGGCTGGTGCGGGGGCAGCCAGACGCGGACCACTCCTCTGCTCTTCTCCCAGGTTCTGGGACCAGGCAGCCACCATCACAGTCTCTACTCTACCCCACAGACGTGA